One part of the Saprospiraceae bacterium genome encodes these proteins:
- the rpmI gene encoding 50S ribosomal protein L35 yields the protein MPKVKTHSGAKKRMKLTGTGKVKRFQAKTSHFMRNKSKKAKRHLVHSVIVHKSEEKRMKALLGIF from the coding sequence ATGCCGAAGGTTAAAACGCATTCCGGAGCTAAAAAGCGGATGAAATTGACAGGAACGGGAAAAGTTAAACGCTTTCAAGCCAAAACTTCCCACTTTATGAGAAATAAGTCGAAAAAAGCTAAAAGGCATTTAGTACATTCTGTGATTGTTCACAAAAGTGAAGAAAAACGAATGAAAGCTTTATTAGGTATATTTTAA
- the rplT gene encoding 50S ribosomal protein L20, protein MPRSVNAVASRRRRKKIMKAARGYFGGRSKVYTVAKNAVERAMKYAFKHRREKKRAFRRLWIARINAAVRPLGLSYSKFIHLLATNNVQINRKVLADLALNNAPAFNAIVQKVK, encoded by the coding sequence ATGCCACGTTCAGTTAACGCAGTAGCGTCTCGAAGAAGAAGAAAGAAAATCATGAAAGCTGCCAGAGGTTATTTTGGTGGCAGATCTAAAGTGTATACAGTTGCCAAAAACGCTGTAGAAAGGGCAATGAAATATGCCTTTAAGCATCGTAGAGAGAAAAAAAGAGCTTTCAGAAGACTTTGGATCGCCAGGATCAATGCAGCGGTAAGACCCTTAGGTTTAAGCTATTCCAAATTCATCCATTTGTTAGCGACTAACAATGTACAAATTAATCGTAAAGTGTTAGCAGACTTAGCATTAAATAATGCACCTGCTTTTAATGCGATTGTACAAAAAGTAAAATAA
- a CDS encoding YigZ family protein encodes MSIKHSYKSLNQTNSYEFVSKASKFIAYAIPIQDKKEIDRAINEIKALHPKARHWCYAWKLGIQDTQSKTSDDGEPSGTAGKPILNQIESFELQNIIVIVVRYFGGTLLGTSGLIKAYKESTRCCLESASIVTILIQKQFLISSHVSNIQSLIGILKAFGIQILHYTLDEPASISFEIPVNEEMLWFIKIKSKFEKINRDQIQDPKSISECILKELNTNT; translated from the coding sequence TTGAGTATAAAACATTCATATAAAAGTTTAAATCAAACCAATTCTTATGAATTTGTTTCGAAGGCTAGCAAATTTATTGCATATGCAATTCCGATTCAGGATAAAAAAGAAATTGATCGCGCAATTAATGAAATAAAAGCTCTTCACCCAAAAGCAAGACATTGGTGTTATGCATGGAAATTAGGCATCCAGGATACACAATCAAAAACATCAGATGATGGGGAACCTTCTGGCACTGCAGGAAAACCAATATTAAATCAAATTGAAAGTTTTGAACTTCAAAATATTATTGTAATTGTGGTGCGGTATTTTGGCGGTACGCTTTTAGGAACTTCTGGATTGATTAAAGCGTATAAAGAAAGTACCAGATGTTGTCTTGAATCCGCTTCGATCGTTACCATATTAATCCAAAAGCAATTTTTAATCAGCAGTCATGTGTCGAATATTCAATCCTTAATAGGGATCTTAAAAGCATTCGGAATTCAAATACTTCATTATACTTTGGATGAACCTGCATCCATTAGTTTTGAAATTCCTGTAAATGAAGAAATGCTATGGTTTATTAAAATTAAATCGAAATTTGAAAAAATAAACAGAGATCAGATCCAAGATCCTAAATCCATTTCGGAATGCATTTTGAAAGAACTCAATACGAATACATGA
- the rocD gene encoding ornithine--oxo-acid transaminase, with protein MNTILSKSTASQFIEIEAQYGAHNYHPLPVVLERGEGVHLWDVNGKQYYDFLSAYSAVNQGHCHPKIINALVTQAQKLCLTSRAFYNDQLGSYEKYITQLFGYDKVLPMNTGAEGVETAIKLCRKWAYLIKKIPENQAKIIVFEGNFHGRTMSAVSASTDPTSYKNFGPFLPGFIKIPYNDLSSLEHAISQEHVAGILIEPIQGEAGVIIPSDDFLKTAYALCKSYNVLFIADEIQTGIARTGKMLACDHVAIKPDILILGKALSGGVLPISAILTSNEIMLCIQAGEHGSTFGGNPLAATVAKASLEVILEEGLIENAKEMGEILRSELTSIQQKNRLIKTVRGKGLLNAIVIDTDENSEIAWKICLEMAKNGLLAKPTHGNIIRLAPPLCITKEQILEASFMIQKAIHSFS; from the coding sequence ATGAATACCATATTGTCAAAATCCACTGCGAGTCAATTTATAGAAATCGAAGCACAATATGGAGCGCACAATTATCATCCTCTACCGGTCGTATTGGAGCGCGGTGAAGGGGTTCATCTCTGGGATGTTAATGGTAAACAATATTATGATTTTTTATCCGCCTACTCTGCTGTAAATCAAGGACATTGCCACCCTAAAATAATCAATGCCTTAGTCACTCAAGCACAAAAGTTGTGTTTGACTTCCCGTGCATTTTATAATGACCAATTAGGGAGCTATGAAAAATATATTACACAATTATTTGGCTATGATAAAGTGCTTCCTATGAATACCGGGGCAGAAGGAGTAGAAACTGCTATAAAACTTTGTCGAAAATGGGCTTATTTGATAAAGAAAATACCAGAAAATCAAGCCAAAATCATTGTTTTTGAAGGAAATTTTCATGGACGTACCATGAGTGCTGTTTCAGCATCTACAGATCCTACGAGTTATAAAAACTTCGGGCCCTTTTTACCGGGATTTATAAAAATTCCATATAACGATCTATCAAGTTTAGAACATGCAATAAGTCAGGAGCATGTTGCAGGAATATTAATTGAACCTATCCAGGGAGAAGCAGGTGTAATAATTCCTTCTGATGATTTTTTAAAGACCGCTTATGCACTCTGTAAATCCTATAATGTTTTATTTATTGCTGATGAAATTCAGACTGGCATAGCTCGTACTGGTAAAATGCTTGCATGTGATCATGTTGCGATTAAGCCGGATATCTTAATTTTAGGAAAAGCGCTTTCGGGTGGTGTTTTACCGATTTCTGCAATTCTTACCTCCAATGAAATTATGCTTTGCATTCAAGCAGGAGAACATGGTTCGACTTTCGGAGGCAATCCATTAGCAGCAACCGTTGCGAAAGCTTCTTTGGAAGTGATCCTGGAAGAAGGCTTAATCGAAAATGCTAAAGAAATGGGAGAAATTTTAAGATCTGAATTAACGTCTATACAACAAAAAAATAGACTCATTAAAACAGTGAGGGGCAAAGGACTTTTAAATGCAATTGTTATTGATACTGATGAAAATAGTGAAATCGCATGGAAAATTTGTCTTGAAATGGCAAAAAATGGATTACTTGCAAAGCCTACCCACGGAAATATAATCAGACTTGCGCCACCATTATGCATTACTAAAGAGCAGATTTTAGAAGCAAGCTTTATGATTCAAAAAGCCATTCATAGTTTTAGTTAA
- a CDS encoding T9SS type A sorting domain-containing protein codes for MQFKFCGKTAAVVPATDNGGNDQRHKGGLRLDLIRIGRLGQSRTSPFFSLGVTPGIAFKNSTWVDGCASNTNQTYCSGCSTCKPILNTSNGSIGVSEGKMLENVRLRSANNDFFLESTGSQNVVCFVSDPFDVSSQGGKTIELNAIYEGTSVDGFTSVNVNISYRYNNDAWVQLLNQNSNFIRVVDTAILLIAKVPNAVANLDGIVDFSISPNPVKDLLFVQFESQNTFDGNLQIRDLNGKIILDKPTTIQSGKGQFHLKTDALQPAVYLFQIADQEGRISTRKFIKK; via the coding sequence ATGCAGTTTAAATTTTGTGGAAAGACTGCTGCTGTGGTTCCTGCTACCGATAATGGTGGCAACGACCAAAGACATAAAGGAGGTCTTCGTTTAGATTTAATTAGAATTGGCAGGTTAGGCCAATCTAGGACTAGCCCATTTTTTAGCTTAGGCGTAACCCCTGGAATTGCATTTAAAAATAGCACTTGGGTTGATGGTTGTGCTTCAAATACAAATCAAACATACTGTTCCGGCTGCTCCACTTGCAAACCTATTTTAAATACAAGTAACGGATCCATTGGCGTTTCTGAAGGCAAAATGTTAGAAAATGTTAGATTAAGATCTGCTAATAATGATTTCTTTCTTGAAAGTACAGGAAGTCAAAATGTAGTTTGTTTTGTTAGTGATCCATTCGATGTATCAAGCCAAGGTGGTAAAACGATAGAACTCAATGCAATCTATGAAGGCACCTCTGTAGATGGTTTTACAAGTGTAAATGTAAATATTTCATATCGATATAATAATGATGCCTGGGTTCAATTATTAAATCAAAATAGTAATTTTATCAGAGTCGTTGATACTGCTATATTACTAATCGCAAAAGTTCCTAATGCGGTGGCCAATTTAGATGGAATCGTTGATTTTTCTATTTCACCAAATCCAGTTAAAGATCTATTATTTGTACAATTTGAAAGTCAAAATACCTTTGATGGGAACTTGCAAATTAGAGATCTTAATGGTAAAATTATTTTAGATAAACCCACTACCATTCAATCGGGTAAAGGCCAATTCCATTTAAAAACAGATGCACTTCAACCAGCTGTCTATTTATTTCAAATTGCAGATCAGGAAGGCAGAATAAGTACCCGAAAATTTATAAAGAAATAA
- a CDS encoding ATP-dependent Clp protease ATP-binding subunit: protein MNKKFSQKVKKVLANSREESLRLGHDYIGTEHILLGLIQEKDTLAVNVLRALKVDLEDLRFKIEEAIPVKKGNEATFQVGNLPLNKHAEKVLKFTYLEAKVNKEEEIYPEHLVLSLLKHNENLASQILDQFNVDYESYRSELEYLIEQKAEDPGLEDLPQNAASDSDPYEDEPSQGTYSRKSSNKSMTPVLDNYGRDVSRLAEEGKLDPIIGRDREIERVSQILSRRKKNNPILIGEPGVGKTAIVEGLALRIIQKKVSRTLFNKRIVMLDLAALVAGTKYRGQFEERIKAIMTELEKSRDVILFIDEIHTIIGAGGATGSLDASNIFKPALARGELQCIGASTLDEYRQHIEKDGALDRRFQKVMVDPPTAEETIQILNNIKSKYEDYHSVSYSDESIISCVKLSDRYITDRFLPDKAIDVIDEVGARVHLKNIHVPKHIEEIEKQIDQIKDQKNIAVKSQQYEKAADLRDLESRLMKKLEQSKTEWEADAKAKRYPVTEDDIAEVVSMMTGIPVKKVALSESKKLVNMADEIRKSIVGQDEAITKICKAIQRNRVGLKDPRKPIGSFIFLGPTGVGKTELAKGIARFLFDSEEALIRLDMSEYMEKFTVSRLIGAPPGYVGYEEGGQLTEKVRRKPYSVVLLDEIEKAHPDVYNILLQVLDEGLLTDGLGRKVDFKNTIIIMTSNIGVRQLKDFGQGVGFATKTRVDNQDENTKTVIKNALKKTFSPEFLNRIDDVLIFNTLEKPEMHKIIRIVLQKLITRIEQLGYFLTMSDESIDFLAEKGFDPQFGARPLHRAVQKHLEDPLAEFLLNENPEAGSKLKATLDKEKENIIIQFSTKTSSLKKT, encoded by the coding sequence ATGAATAAGAAATTTTCCCAAAAAGTCAAAAAGGTTTTGGCCAATAGTCGGGAAGAATCCCTCAGACTTGGTCATGACTATATAGGCACAGAACATATTTTACTTGGACTGATCCAGGAAAAAGATACCTTGGCTGTGAATGTATTAAGAGCCTTAAAAGTAGATCTTGAAGACCTCCGATTTAAAATTGAGGAAGCGATTCCAGTTAAAAAAGGAAATGAAGCTACCTTTCAAGTTGGTAATTTACCACTTAATAAGCATGCGGAGAAAGTTTTAAAATTTACTTACCTGGAGGCAAAAGTGAATAAGGAAGAAGAAATATATCCTGAACATTTGGTTCTTTCTTTGCTAAAACACAATGAAAACCTTGCTTCGCAAATCCTAGATCAATTTAATGTAGATTATGAAAGTTACCGTTCTGAGCTCGAATATTTAATCGAACAAAAAGCGGAAGATCCGGGATTAGAAGATTTACCCCAAAATGCAGCATCCGATTCTGACCCATACGAAGATGAGCCAAGTCAAGGAACCTATTCTCGTAAATCCAGTAATAAATCAATGACACCGGTTCTTGATAATTATGGAAGGGATGTATCCCGACTGGCAGAAGAAGGAAAATTAGATCCTATAATCGGTCGTGACAGAGAAATCGAAAGAGTTTCACAGATTTTAAGTCGCCGGAAGAAAAACAATCCGATATTAATTGGAGAACCAGGAGTTGGAAAAACAGCTATTGTAGAAGGCTTAGCATTGCGTATAATTCAGAAAAAAGTGTCCCGCACTTTATTTAATAAACGCATTGTAATGCTTGATTTGGCGGCACTTGTTGCTGGCACAAAATACCGTGGTCAATTTGAGGAACGGATTAAAGCGATTATGACTGAACTTGAAAAATCAAGAGATGTCATTTTATTTATTGATGAAATCCATACTATTATTGGAGCTGGTGGAGCTACCGGTTCATTAGATGCATCCAATATATTTAAACCCGCATTGGCACGTGGCGAGTTGCAATGTATCGGAGCCTCCACATTGGATGAATACCGTCAGCATATTGAAAAAGATGGAGCTTTAGATCGTCGGTTTCAAAAAGTAATGGTAGATCCTCCGACGGCAGAAGAAACGATTCAAATATTGAATAATATTAAGTCGAAATATGAAGATTATCATTCTGTAAGTTATTCGGATGAATCTATTATAAGTTGTGTAAAATTAAGTGACCGATATATCACAGATCGATTTTTACCTGATAAAGCGATTGATGTTATTGACGAAGTAGGTGCAAGGGTTCATTTAAAAAATATCCATGTTCCAAAACATATTGAAGAAATTGAAAAACAAATTGATCAAATAAAAGATCAGAAGAATATTGCTGTGAAAAGTCAACAATATGAAAAAGCTGCTGATTTAAGGGATTTAGAATCCCGTTTAATGAAAAAACTGGAACAATCAAAAACAGAATGGGAAGCTGATGCAAAAGCAAAACGGTATCCGGTTACTGAAGATGATATCGCTGAGGTAGTGTCTATGATGACTGGTATACCAGTAAAAAAAGTCGCCCTATCCGAAAGCAAGAAATTGGTAAATATGGCGGATGAAATCCGAAAATCTATAGTCGGACAAGATGAAGCGATTACCAAAATATGCAAAGCCATTCAAAGAAATCGGGTTGGTTTAAAAGATCCTAGAAAGCCTATTGGATCCTTTATTTTTCTGGGTCCTACGGGTGTTGGAAAAACAGAGTTAGCAAAAGGAATTGCAAGATTTTTATTTGACTCTGAGGAAGCTTTAATCCGTTTGGACATGAGTGAATACATGGAGAAATTTACAGTTTCCAGGTTGATCGGTGCTCCTCCAGGTTATGTAGGATATGAAGAAGGTGGACAGCTTACGGAAAAGGTAAGACGTAAGCCTTATTCTGTGGTACTATTAGATGAAATTGAAAAAGCCCATCCAGATGTTTATAATATCTTATTACAAGTATTAGATGAAGGTTTATTAACGGATGGTTTAGGTCGAAAAGTAGATTTCAAAAATACCATCATTATCATGACTTCAAATATAGGAGTCCGCCAGTTGAAGGACTTTGGACAAGGAGTAGGATTTGCGACCAAGACCCGGGTTGACAACCAAGATGAAAATACAAAAACAGTCATTAAAAATGCATTAAAGAAAACCTTTTCACCTGAATTTTTAAACAGAATTGATGATGTTTTAATATTCAATACGCTTGAAAAGCCAGAAATGCATAAGATTATCAGGATTGTTTTACAAAAATTGATAACGAGAATAGAGCAATTAGGATACTTTTTAACAATGTCGGATGAGTCTATTGATTTTCTAGCTGAAAAGGGGTTTGATCCACAATTTGGAGCACGACCTTTACATCGGGCAGTTCAAAAACATCTTGAAGATCCTTTAGCTGAATTTCTACTCAATGAAAATCCGGAAGCTGGTTCAAAACTAAAAGCAACCCTGGATAAGGAAAAAGAAAATATTATCATTCAATTTTCAACAAAAACGAGTTCCTTAAAGAAAACATGA
- a CDS encoding ribonuclease Z → MNTGKFELQLLGCSAALPAFNRLPSAQVLNIHEKLFLIDCGEGTQFQLKKYGIRKSRIDHIFISHLHGDHVFGLPGLITSYNLMDRKEDLNIYAPQGIEEMITQILSFSSGELHYKICFHNITDFQGKIIFEDEHVKVKSLPLNHKIPTSGFLFEEKLAKRKLNLHAINELGISKEYWKQIEEGFDISLSDHSKISNSQLVLDQQKTRKYAYCSDTRYELSLIPYLKNINLLYHETTYLDELSLKAQENGHSTAIQAAKIALAANVKTLLTGHYSSRYEKLDPILKECQSIFENTILGTEGLIIKVDS, encoded by the coding sequence ATGAATACCGGAAAATTTGAGCTTCAGTTGCTGGGATGCAGCGCTGCTTTGCCTGCATTTAACCGGTTACCATCAGCACAGGTATTAAATATTCATGAAAAATTATTTTTAATAGACTGTGGAGAAGGAACTCAATTCCAATTAAAGAAGTACGGCATTCGAAAATCCAGAATTGATCATATTTTTATTTCTCATTTACATGGAGACCATGTCTTTGGTTTACCCGGACTCATAACGAGTTATAATTTAATGGATAGAAAAGAGGATTTAAATATCTATGCTCCTCAAGGTATAGAAGAGATGATAACTCAAATTTTATCTTTTTCATCAGGTGAGTTACACTATAAAATATGTTTTCACAATATTACTGATTTTCAGGGTAAGATAATCTTTGAAGACGAGCATGTTAAAGTTAAAAGTTTGCCTTTAAATCATAAAATCCCAACGAGTGGTTTTTTATTTGAAGAAAAGTTAGCTAAAAGAAAATTAAACCTACATGCAATAAATGAATTGGGCATTTCTAAGGAATATTGGAAGCAAATTGAAGAAGGCTTTGACATTAGCTTGTCCGATCATAGCAAAATATCCAATAGTCAACTTGTATTAGACCAGCAGAAAACTAGAAAATATGCCTATTGTTCTGACACACGCTATGAACTTTCTTTGATTCCATATTTGAAGAATATTAACTTGTTGTACCATGAAACGACCTACCTCGATGAATTAAGTTTAAAGGCTCAGGAGAACGGTCATAGCACAGCTATACAAGCCGCAAAAATTGCATTGGCAGCAAATGTAAAAACTTTATTGACGGGTCATTATTCGTCGCGATATGAAAAACTTGATCCAATTTTAAAAGAGTGCCAATCGATTTTTGAAAACACCATATTGGGAACCGAAGGATTAATTATTAAAGTAGATTCGTGA
- a CDS encoding dephospho-CoA kinase, translated as MKIIGLTGGIGSGKTTIANLFEFLNIPVYYSDVRARFLMENDPIIINSMKEHFGNQVYSDTGILNRKFLGEIIFKFDAERTWINAIVHPAVGIDFSHWILNQQSEFVLKESALLIETLSIQPVDKIILVIASLPIRIQRVSKRDQLSEAEVKRRIRIQISDEERIKFANYIITNDGNNSIIQQTLKLYKTILSDLTND; from the coding sequence ATGAAAATTATTGGATTAACCGGAGGAATTGGAAGTGGCAAAACGACCATCGCAAATTTGTTTGAATTTTTAAATATTCCTGTCTATTATTCAGATGTCAGAGCGCGATTTCTGATGGAAAACGATCCGATAATTATAAATTCAATGAAAGAACATTTTGGGAATCAAGTATATTCTGATACTGGAATTTTAAATAGAAAATTTTTAGGAGAAATTATATTTAAATTTGACGCAGAAAGAACCTGGATTAATGCTATTGTACATCCAGCGGTTGGAATAGATTTTAGTCATTGGATTTTAAATCAACAGTCCGAATTTGTACTTAAAGAATCCGCCTTACTTATTGAAACACTAAGCATTCAACCTGTTGATAAAATAATTTTAGTGATTGCTTCTTTACCTATTCGCATCCAAAGGGTGTCTAAAAGAGACCAACTTTCTGAAGCCGAAGTCAAGCGAAGAATCCGTATTCAAATATCGGATGAAGAACGAATTAAATTTGCAAATTATATTATCACGAATGATGGCAACAACAGTATCATTCAGCAAACATTAAAATTATATAAAACAATACTATCTGATTTAACAAATGATTAA
- a CDS encoding STAS domain-containing protein, with product MKYQVDKQDRYAIFSLEEKNLNSLIAPHLKSEFVFLRNEGVRNLIFDLGDVDFVDSSGLSSILTANRIWKDYGSFVMTNIKSESVQKLIEISKLDGILTIIPTIEEAIEYVFMEDLERDLSEEE from the coding sequence ATGAAATATCAGGTAGATAAACAAGACAGGTACGCAATTTTTAGCCTGGAAGAGAAAAATCTAAATTCTCTGATTGCTCCTCATTTAAAATCAGAATTTGTATTCTTGAGGAATGAAGGTGTACGAAATCTAATTTTTGATCTAGGAGATGTAGACTTTGTCGATTCATCAGGATTGAGTTCTATTTTAACCGCAAATAGAATTTGGAAAGACTATGGTTCTTTTGTTATGACAAATATCAAAAGTGAGAGCGTTCAAAAATTAATCGAAATTTCAAAACTAGATGGTATTTTAACCATTATACCTACTATAGAAGAAGCAATTGAGTATGTTTTTATGGAGGATCTTGAACGGGATCTTTCGGAAGAAGAATAG
- a CDS encoding CoA transferase subunit A, translating to MNKIVANAEEAIKDIHSGMTLMVGGFGLCGIPENCIRALVNSGIQNLTCISNNAGVDDFGLGLLLNNKQIKKMISSYVGENEEFERQMLSGELEVDLIPQGSLAERCRAGGAGIPAFFTPAGYGTEIAQGKESRIFNGKPHILETALTADFALVKAWKGDRFGNLIYKGTALNFNHVMAMAGKITIAEVEELVEPGDLDPNFIHTPGVFVQRIFQGIAYEKRIEQRTVRIKN from the coding sequence ATGAATAAAATTGTAGCCAACGCTGAAGAAGCCATTAAAGATATTCACTCAGGTATGACTTTAATGGTAGGTGGATTCGGATTATGCGGAATTCCTGAAAATTGTATTCGAGCCCTTGTAAATTCGGGTATTCAAAATCTGACTTGTATTTCAAATAATGCAGGAGTTGATGATTTTGGCTTGGGTTTACTTTTGAATAATAAGCAGATCAAAAAAATGATTTCTTCCTATGTAGGTGAAAATGAAGAATTTGAACGGCAAATGTTGAGCGGTGAATTAGAAGTCGATTTGATTCCTCAAGGTTCATTAGCTGAACGTTGCAGGGCAGGAGGCGCAGGAATACCAGCATTTTTTACACCTGCAGGATATGGAACTGAAATAGCTCAAGGCAAAGAAAGTAGAATTTTTAATGGGAAGCCTCATATCCTGGAAACTGCTTTAACAGCCGATTTTGCATTGGTAAAAGCATGGAAAGGTGACCGTTTTGGAAATTTGATTTATAAAGGAACAGCGTTAAATTTCAATCATGTGATGGCAATGGCTGGTAAAATAACAATTGCAGAAGTTGAAGAATTAGTGGAACCTGGAGATTTAGATCCAAATTTTATTCACACTCCAGGAGTTTTTGTGCAGCGTATATTTCAAGGAATTGCATATGAAAAAAGAATTGAACAAAGAACTGTTCGAATTAAAAATTGA
- a CDS encoding CoA transferase subunit B, whose product MLDKNGIAKRIAQELKDGWYVNLGIGIPTLIANYVPQGINVVFQSENGILGMGPFPFEGEEDADMINAGKQTVTLLKGASIFDSSMSFAMIRGQHIQLTVLGAMEISEHGDIANWKVPGKLVKGMGGAMDLVASAKNIIVAMMHTDHQGNSKLLRKCTLPLTGVKCIDKIVTNLATIEITEAGFKLVERAPGVRVEDIIKATDATLIIEGEIPEMKIN is encoded by the coding sequence ATGCTTGATAAAAATGGTATAGCAAAAAGAATTGCACAAGAATTAAAAGATGGTTGGTATGTTAACCTTGGTATTGGAATTCCAACTCTCATTGCCAATTATGTTCCGCAAGGAATAAATGTTGTTTTTCAATCAGAGAATGGCATCTTAGGGATGGGCCCTTTTCCATTTGAAGGCGAAGAAGATGCAGATATGATCAATGCTGGAAAACAAACAGTCACCTTATTGAAAGGAGCATCCATATTTGATTCTTCCATGAGTTTTGCAATGATTAGAGGTCAACATATTCAGTTAACTGTATTAGGCGCTATGGAAATTTCAGAGCATGGTGATATCGCGAATTGGAAAGTTCCTGGAAAATTAGTGAAAGGAATGGGGGGCGCTATGGATCTGGTGGCATCTGCAAAGAATATTATTGTGGCCATGATGCATACAGATCATCAAGGAAATTCTAAATTATTAAGAAAATGTACCTTGCCTTTAACAGGCGTTAAATGTATTGATAAAATAGTAACGAATCTGGCGACAATCGAAATTACAGAAGCAGGCTTTAAACTTGTGGAACGCGCTCCAGGTGTGCGTGTGGAAGATATTATTAAAGCAACCGATGCAACTTTAATTATCGAAGGAGAAATTCCAGAAATGAAAATAAATTAA
- a CDS encoding translation initiation factor IF-3: MSQRRVPVNKFDELKSQFRTNESIRNSQIRLVGENFDEISVVAGKPIEAGVYYTDQAIKWAFDLGMDLVEITAKADPPVCKIIDFKKFLYLKRKKEKELKAKTAKTVVKEIRFGPHTDDHDFEFKMKHAIKFLEEGAKVKAYVQFRGRAIVFKDRGELVLLRFIKELEPYGVAEELPRLEGKRMHVILSPKKKTN, encoded by the coding sequence TTGAGTCAAAGAAGAGTTCCTGTAAATAAGTTCGACGAACTAAAAAGTCAATTCAGAACAAACGAATCGATCCGTAACAGTCAAATAAGGCTTGTTGGAGAAAATTTCGATGAAATTAGTGTGGTCGCTGGAAAGCCGATTGAAGCTGGTGTATATTATACAGATCAAGCTATCAAATGGGCTTTTGATTTAGGTATGGACCTGGTAGAGATTACTGCAAAAGCAGACCCTCCTGTTTGTAAAATCATAGATTTTAAAAAGTTCTTGTATTTAAAACGCAAAAAGGAGAAAGAACTTAAAGCAAAAACAGCTAAAACTGTTGTTAAAGAAATTCGATTTGGGCCACATACCGACGACCATGATTTTGAATTTAAAATGAAACATGCCATTAAATTTCTTGAAGAAGGTGCTAAAGTAAAGGCATATGTTCAGTTTCGAGGTCGAGCCATTGTATTTAAAGATCGTGGTGAACTGGTCTTACTTCGTTTTATAAAAGAACTTGAGCCATATGGTGTTGCAGAGGAATTACCTAGATTAGAAGGTAAAAGAATGCACGTTATCCTATCTCCGAAGAAAAAAACGAATTAA